One Undibacter mobilis genomic region harbors:
- the soxA gene encoding sulfur oxidation c-type cytochrome SoxA gives MRAGMLAAGAAAVVALVAGVVTLVAPGAYAQAKKEAPLVTDGDAAARPWKRYNGWPARDYSKFNTLANLASPPAPKEPRKIAGPIVGDAKKGAELVADRNRGGSCLACHVMGPAGGANLPGNVAPDLSEIGNAGREDEWLFNYINDARVYNPETVMPPWGSHGLFTDDEIKDMVAFLKTLKAPAVFKTALDNPEKRSAPVEKRENLDPLENPAMWAVDKAQELWKQKTSSGFSCNTCHSDPASQFKTWAASMPKWEPRVGKVLGVEEFVTRHAKATTGANWPMETDDNRVMSVYLHFLANGQPIKVDTGSEGAKAALARGKELSARKVGQLNFACTDCHGISANKWIRGQWLGEPKGQYDHFPTWRTSLQAIWDIRQRFQWCSVNIRGDELPPDAKEYGDLELYLASQNEGLKLSVPGIRH, from the coding sequence ATGCGGGCAGGGATGTTGGCGGCTGGGGCGGCCGCCGTCGTGGCGTTGGTGGCCGGCGTGGTGACGCTGGTTGCGCCCGGCGCCTATGCGCAGGCCAAAAAAGAAGCGCCGCTGGTGACCGACGGCGACGCCGCGGCGCGACCGTGGAAGCGCTACAACGGCTGGCCCGCGCGCGACTATTCCAAGTTCAACACGCTGGCCAATCTCGCTTCGCCGCCGGCGCCGAAGGAGCCGCGCAAGATTGCTGGCCCCATCGTTGGCGATGCCAAGAAGGGTGCCGAGCTGGTCGCCGACCGCAATCGCGGCGGCTCGTGCCTGGCCTGCCATGTCATGGGTCCGGCTGGGGGCGCCAATCTGCCGGGCAACGTTGCGCCCGATCTGTCGGAGATCGGCAATGCCGGCCGCGAGGACGAGTGGCTGTTCAATTACATCAATGACGCTCGCGTCTATAATCCCGAGACGGTCATGCCGCCTTGGGGCAGCCACGGCCTGTTCACCGATGACGAAATCAAGGACATGGTCGCGTTCCTCAAGACGTTGAAGGCGCCGGCCGTGTTCAAGACCGCGCTCGACAATCCCGAGAAACGTTCGGCGCCGGTCGAAAAGCGCGAGAACCTTGATCCACTTGAAAATCCGGCCATGTGGGCCGTGGACAAGGCGCAGGAGCTCTGGAAGCAGAAAACGTCGTCCGGTTTCTCCTGCAACACCTGCCACAGCGATCCGGCCAGCCAGTTCAAGACCTGGGCGGCGTCGATGCCGAAGTGGGAGCCGCGCGTCGGCAAGGTGCTCGGCGTCGAGGAGTTCGTCACCCGTCACGCCAAGGCGACGACCGGCGCCAACTGGCCGATGGAGACCGACGACAACCGGGTGATGTCGGTCTATCTGCACTTCCTCGCCAACGGTCAGCCGATCAAGGTGGACACCGGCAGCGAAGGCGCCAAGGCGGCGCTGGCACGCGGCAAGGAACTGTCGGCGCGCAAGGTTGGCCAGCTCAACTTTGCCTGCACGGATTGCCACGGCATCTCGGCCAATAAGTGGATCCGCGGCCAGTGGCTCGGTGAGCCGAAGGGGCAGTACGATCACTTCCCGACCTGGCGTACCAGCCTTCAGGCGATCTGGGATATCCGTCAGCGCTTCCAGTGGTGCTCGGTGAATATCCGCGGCGACGAACTGCCGCCGGATGCCAAGGAATACGGCGATCTGGAGCTGTACCTGGCCTCTCAGAACGAAGGTTTGAAGCTCAGCGTGCCGGGCATCCGGCACTGA
- the soxB gene encoding thiosulfohydrolase SoxB, whose protein sequence is MITRRELLQVSAATAALMAGGGSLTRAFAQQKLTQEDLLKFDAFGNVTLLHVTDIHGQLVPVYFREPTVNIGVGEAKGQPPHVTGADYLTRFGIAPKSAAAYALTDQDFTALAQSYGRIGGLDRLATVIGQVRAERGDKVLLLDGGDTWQGSLGANASKGQDMADCMALLKPDAMTGHWEFTYGEDRVKELIDKLGFSFLALNVRDTEWNEPVFDAFKMFDKGGVKVAVLGQAFPYTPVANPRWMIPKWSFGIREEEVRAQVEKARKAGAQLIVLLSHNGFDVDRKLAARVEGIDVILTGHTHDALPEPVKIGNTLLIASGSHGKFVSRLDLDVQGGVVKGFRYKLIPLFADVIKPDTAMSAAIGKARAPYAKDLARVVGQTESLLYRRGNFNGTFDDLICDALLKERDAEIALSPGFRWGTSVLPGAPITVEDIHNATAITYPQVYRLPMTGERLKEVLEDVADNLFNPDPYYQQGGDMVRCGGLSYAIDVSKPIGSRISDMTLLKTGKPLDPKREYTVAGWASVNEGTQGPPVWELVERYIAAQKTVRVAPNTRVKITGM, encoded by the coding sequence ATGATCACGCGCCGTGAGTTGCTGCAGGTGAGCGCCGCCACAGCCGCGCTGATGGCGGGGGGCGGATCGCTGACGCGCGCCTTTGCGCAGCAGAAGCTCACGCAGGAAGACCTCTTGAAATTCGACGCCTTCGGCAACGTGACGCTGCTGCACGTCACGGACATTCACGGTCAGCTGGTTCCGGTGTATTTCCGCGAGCCGACAGTGAACATCGGCGTCGGCGAGGCCAAGGGGCAGCCGCCGCATGTGACCGGCGCCGATTATCTCACGCGCTTCGGCATCGCGCCGAAATCGGCCGCCGCCTATGCGCTGACGGATCAGGATTTCACGGCGCTGGCCCAGAGCTATGGTCGCATCGGCGGGCTCGACCGGCTCGCGACTGTGATCGGGCAAGTGCGCGCCGAACGTGGGGACAAGGTGCTGCTGCTCGACGGCGGCGATACCTGGCAAGGCTCGCTCGGCGCCAATGCATCGAAGGGCCAGGACATGGCCGATTGCATGGCGCTCCTGAAACCGGACGCCATGACCGGCCATTGGGAGTTCACCTACGGCGAAGACCGGGTGAAAGAACTGATCGACAAACTCGGCTTTTCCTTCCTCGCGCTCAACGTGCGCGACACCGAATGGAACGAGCCGGTGTTCGATGCCTTCAAGATGTTCGACAAGGGGGGCGTCAAGGTCGCGGTGCTGGGTCAGGCCTTTCCCTATACGCCGGTCGCCAATCCGCGCTGGATGATTCCGAAATGGTCGTTCGGTATCCGCGAGGAGGAAGTCCGCGCCCAGGTCGAGAAGGCGCGCAAGGCCGGCGCGCAGCTTATCGTGCTGCTGTCGCACAACGGTTTCGATGTCGACCGCAAGCTCGCCGCGCGGGTCGAAGGCATCGATGTCATTCTCACAGGCCACACCCACGACGCACTGCCGGAGCCGGTCAAGATTGGCAACACGCTGCTGATTGCCTCGGGCAGCCACGGCAAGTTCGTGTCGCGGCTCGATCTCGACGTGCAAGGCGGCGTGGTCAAAGGCTTCCGCTACAAGCTCATTCCTTTGTTCGCCGATGTCATCAAGCCCGATACGGCGATGAGCGCGGCGATCGGGAAGGCGCGGGCGCCTTATGCGAAGGATCTGGCGCGCGTTGTCGGACAAACCGAGTCGCTTTTGTATCGTCGCGGCAACTTCAACGGCACCTTTGACGACCTCATTTGCGACGCGCTGCTGAAAGAACGTGATGCCGAGATCGCGCTGTCACCGGGCTTCCGCTGGGGCACCAGCGTGCTGCCGGGCGCGCCGATCACCGTCGAGGACATCCACAACGCCACCGCGATCACCTATCCGCAGGTCTACCGCCTGCCGATGACCGGAGAGCGGCTCAAGGAAGTGCTCGAGGACGTCGCCGACAACCTGTTCAACCCCGATCCCTATTATCAGCAGGGCGGCGACATGGTTCGCTGTGGCGGCCTCAGCTATGCGATCGACGTGTCGAAACCGATCGGCAGTCGTATCTCGGACATGACCTTGCTGAAGACCGGGAAGCCGCTCGATCCCAAACGCGAATACACCGTCGCCGGCTGGGCCAGCGTCAACGAGGGCACGCAAGGCCCGCCGGTGTGGGAACTCGTTGAGCGCTATATCGCAGCGCAAAAGACCGTGCGTGTCGCGCCGAATACGCGCGTGAAAATCACCGGCATGTGA
- the soxC gene encoding sulfite dehydrogenase, which produces MNHSDDPPRPSRRRLLAGAAGLAAAGVVGRARANDANLPPNVASWSKTLGDGVGVRPYGKPSPFEKDVVRRDVQWLTASRESSVSFTPLHDLDGIITPNGLCFERHHGGITEIDPHDYRLMLHGLVDKPLIFTLEDLKRLPRVNRIYFLECAANSGMEWRGAQLNGCQYTHGMIHCVMYTGVPLKLLLEQAGLKTNAKWLHVEGGDSSGMNRSLPLHKALDDCMIAYRQNGEMLRPEQGYPVRLVVPGWEGNIWIKWLRRIKVGDEPWYTREETSKYTDLLENGKARKFTFEMDAKSVITSPSPQVPVKGKGFLVISGLAWSGRGKVTRVDVSLDGGRNWRTAKIDGPVLDKSCVRFYAETEWNGQELLLQSRAMDDTGYVQPTKDDLRKIRGVNSIYHNNGIQTWAVKPNGEVENVEVG; this is translated from the coding sequence ATGAACCATTCCGACGATCCGCCGCGTCCATCGCGCCGCCGTTTATTGGCCGGCGCCGCGGGCCTTGCCGCTGCTGGCGTGGTCGGCCGTGCGCGGGCCAATGACGCAAACCTGCCGCCGAACGTTGCCAGTTGGAGCAAGACCCTGGGCGATGGCGTCGGGGTGCGGCCCTACGGCAAACCATCCCCCTTCGAAAAGGATGTGGTTCGCCGCGACGTGCAGTGGCTCACCGCAAGCCGCGAGTCGTCGGTCAGCTTCACGCCGCTGCATGATCTTGACGGCATCATCACGCCGAACGGGCTCTGCTTCGAGCGTCACCATGGCGGCATCACTGAAATCGATCCGCACGATTATCGCCTGATGCTCCACGGCCTGGTGGACAAGCCGCTGATCTTCACGCTTGAGGACTTGAAGCGCCTTCCGCGCGTCAACCGTATTTATTTCCTCGAATGCGCCGCCAATTCCGGCATGGAGTGGCGCGGCGCGCAGCTCAACGGCTGCCAATACACCCACGGCATGATCCATTGCGTGATGTATACGGGCGTGCCGCTCAAGCTGTTGCTGGAGCAGGCCGGCCTCAAGACCAACGCCAAGTGGCTGCATGTGGAAGGCGGCGATTCATCCGGCATGAACCGCTCGCTGCCGCTCCATAAGGCGCTCGACGACTGCATGATCGCCTATCGCCAGAACGGCGAGATGCTGCGGCCGGAGCAGGGCTATCCAGTGCGGCTCGTGGTGCCGGGCTGGGAAGGCAATATCTGGATCAAGTGGCTGCGTCGTATCAAGGTCGGCGACGAGCCCTGGTACACGCGCGAGGAAACCTCGAAGTACACAGACCTCCTCGAGAACGGCAAGGCGCGTAAATTCACCTTCGAGATGGATGCGAAGTCGGTGATCACCTCGCCGTCGCCGCAGGTGCCGGTGAAGGGCAAGGGCTTTCTCGTCATCTCGGGGCTGGCCTGGTCCGGCCGCGGCAAGGTCACGCGTGTGGATGTCTCGCTCGATGGTGGCCGCAACTGGCGCACGGCGAAGATCGACGGGCCGGTGCTCGACAAGTCCTGTGTCCGTTTCTACGCCGAGACCGAATGGAACGGGCAGGAACTGCTGCTGCAATCGCGCGCCATGGACGACACCGGCTATGTGCAGCCGACCAAGGACGATCTGCGCAAGATACGCGGCGTCAACTCGATCTATCACAACAACGGCATCCAGACCTGGGCGGTCAAGCCAAACGGGGAGGTCGAGAATGTCGAAGTGGGCTAG
- a CDS encoding c-type cytochrome — translation MSKWASLLAAAALAVSASAFAQSPKPQNYGIGTQATPEQIAGWDIDVRPDGVGLPPGKGSVKDGEKVYLERCAACHGEFGESAGRWPQLAQGKGTLATHDPVKTVGSYFPYAASFFDYIRRAMPFGDAQSLSNNEIYAVTAFILNLNDIVDDNFVLSKETWSKVKMPNEGGFFDDDRKVAEKAFWNSKPCMKDCRPPVKITGHASVIDVTPDDKSIRKGGVE, via the coding sequence ATGTCGAAGTGGGCTAGTCTCCTCGCCGCGGCTGCATTGGCGGTTAGCGCGTCCGCCTTCGCCCAGTCTCCCAAACCGCAGAACTACGGCATCGGCACTCAGGCCACGCCGGAGCAGATCGCCGGCTGGGATATCGACGTTCGTCCCGATGGCGTCGGTCTGCCGCCGGGCAAGGGTTCGGTGAAGGATGGCGAGAAGGTCTATCTGGAGCGTTGCGCTGCCTGCCACGGCGAGTTCGGCGAAAGCGCCGGGCGCTGGCCGCAACTGGCCCAAGGCAAGGGCACGCTGGCCACTCATGATCCGGTCAAGACGGTCGGTTCGTACTTTCCTTATGCGGCGAGCTTTTTCGACTATATCCGCCGCGCCATGCCCTTCGGCGATGCGCAGTCGCTGAGCAATAACGAGATTTACGCCGTCACCGCCTTCATCCTGAATCTCAACGACATCGTTGACGACAATTTCGTGCTGTCGAAGGAGACCTGGTCGAAGGTCAAGATGCCGAACGAAGGTGGGTTCTTCGACGATGACCGCAAGGTCGCGGAGAAAGCGTTCTGGAATTCGAAGCCGTGCATGAAGGATTGCCGGCCGCCGGTAAAAATCACGGGGCATGCTTCTGTCATCGACGTGACGCCGGACGACAAATCCATCCGCAAGGGCGGCGTCGAATAG
- a CDS encoding c-type cytochrome: MGRHAKLIATGEAEAMRRLAQARLRRIDRSAWGSGAAAVLMAVVALSTMATSSAATAGDIELGRYLSSECTTCHGAAKTDSTIPPIHGLDQKHFVEVLKAYRAKSLPNEAMRTVAGRLQDDDIAALAAYFAAAKPR; this comes from the coding sequence ATGGGGCGCCATGCCAAGCTCATCGCGACCGGGGAGGCGGAAGCAATGCGTCGTCTGGCGCAGGCGCGGTTGCGCAGGATTGATCGTTCGGCATGGGGGAGCGGCGCCGCTGCTGTCCTGATGGCCGTCGTTGCTCTGTCCACAATGGCCACATCCAGCGCCGCCACGGCCGGCGATATCGAACTCGGCCGTTACCTGTCGTCCGAATGCACGACCTGTCACGGGGCCGCCAAAACCGACAGCACCATTCCGCCCATTCATGGACTCGACCAGAAGCATTTCGTCGAGGTTCTCAAAGCCTATCGTGCCAAATCGCTGCCGAATGAGGCGATGCGGACGGTCGCCGGCCGTTTGCAGGACGACGACATCGCAGCGCTGGCTGCTTATTTCGCCGCGGCCAAGCCGCGGTAA